In Bos indicus isolate NIAB-ARS_2022 breed Sahiwal x Tharparkar chromosome 19, NIAB-ARS_B.indTharparkar_mat_pri_1.0, whole genome shotgun sequence, the following proteins share a genomic window:
- the LOC109573480 gene encoding olfactory receptor 1A1-like codes for MREDNQSSTLDFILLGVSGQQEEEDVFFILFLFIYSITLIGNLLIILAIRFDVRLHNPMYFLLASLSFVDIFFSSVTIPKALANHLLGTKAISFGGCLTQMCFMLALGNTDSYILAAMAFDRAVAITRPLHYTTIMSPRTCVLLVIGSWVIGNVNAFPHTLLTASLSFCGNQEVANFYCDIASLLKLSCSDTHFNVKMMYLGAAVFSVPLLCIIISYVRVFSTVLRVPSTKGMLKAFSTCGSHLTVVSLYYGTVMGMYFRPLTSYSLKDAVITVMYIAVTPMLNPFIYSLRNRDMKAALGKLFSRRIFS; via the coding sequence ATGAGAGAAGACAACCAGTCCTCTACCCTCGATTTCATCCTCCTGGGAGTTAGCGGTcagcaggaagaggaagatgtCTTCTTCATCCTCTTTCTGTTCATTTACTCCATCACGCTGAttggaaacctgctcatcatcTTGGCCATTCGCTTCGATGTTCGCCTCCACAACCCCATGTATTTTCTCCTTGCCAGCCTCTCCTTCGTTGACATCTTCTTCTCCTCTGTGACTATCCCTAAGGCATTGGCCAACCATCTCCTGGGCACCAAAGCCATCTCCTTTGGAGGATGCCTAACACAGATGTGTTTCATGTTAGCTCTGGGTAACACAGATAGTTATATCCTGGCTGCTATGGCCTTTGATCGAGCTGTGGCCATCACTCGCCCACTTCATTACACAACAATTATGAGCCCACGGACTTGTGTCCTGCTAGTCATTGGGTCTTGGGTGATTGGAAATGTCAATGCCTTCCCCCACACTCTGCTCACAGCTAGCCTGTCCTTCTGTGGAAACCAGGAAGTGGCCAACTTCTACTGTGACATTGCCTCTTTGCTCAAGCTGTCCTGTTCTGACACCCACTTTAATGTGAAGATGATGTACCTGGGGGCTGCTGTTTTCTCTGTGCCATTACTATGCATCATCATCTCTTATGTTCGGGTCTTTTCCACAGTCTTACGGGTTCCATCCACCAAAGGTATGCtcaaagccttctccacctgtggctcccaccTCACCGTTGTTTCTCTGTATTATGGGACAGTCATGGGCATGTACTTCCGCCCTCTGACTAGTTACAGCCTAAAGGACGCTGTGATAACTGTGATGTACATCGCAGTGACTCCAATGCTAAATCCTttcatctacagtctgaggaaTCGGGACATGAAGGCTGCCCTGGGGAAACTCTTCAGCAGGAGAATCTTCTCATAA